Part of the Denticeps clupeoides chromosome 3, fDenClu1.1, whole genome shotgun sequence genome, GTTACGTCTTTTCTTTTGGGGTGGTGGTAGAGACGATGTGCTCGTGGTTTGAATCTCCTCCTCACTCATGGACTCAAAAGAAACTTCATCTTCCTCTTGTGTGGGATGATTATTATCATCGCTCAGATCAGCATCAGAATCTTGTGGCTGTTCTGGTATCAGAGCCTGAGAAGTGTGTGTCCTTGAACCATAAACCATGTGTCCATCTAGCATACGTTGATCAAAATTAAGGAAAATGGGGACATGGTAATAGGTCAATATGGaatgtttttatattaaatcattagaatttacagtaaaaagaaaattttCAACAATATTAGTTTTGTATCAGTGCCATTATTATAAATGGACAAATCAACCGTTTGGTaacatgtgttttaaaaaaaataatttaaacctCATAACATTATCTTTCCttcataatattattatataatgtttAGTTAACCTTTTGACATTGTACAATGTTGAAAAAGTATGCCTACCTCTGATTATTTTGTCAAAAAGAGCTCTCTTTATATAGCAAGCTCAACTCTTTGCTAACATCCTGTGAACCCCTGTCTTAAACAGGTCTATCCTATTAAGTCACAATTTCTTTGGAATTACAGATGTAAACCCATTGGTAGAAAAGACTCAATGAGGTAGGGCGATTTCAGTGAAAGCCTCAGTTACATATAGGGCCTCAAAATGAACTCGACCAATTGGTTGACCAGAACGCTAAAGGGTAAACCCCTAAGGAGCTACAAAATGGAGTAAAAGCTAACTGGTTAGGAGAGACTAACAAGAGCCCTACTTACCATATACAGCTGACCGCTGGTGTTAGGACTGTCCTGGCTGGCCGACCTCTGAACACGCAGCAGAGTGGGGTGTATGATCGCAGCTCCATCTGCAGTTAAAGACACCAGTGATTCCACCGGGATTGGTAAAATGTCTGACCTCTTTGATTAAAAGCAATTCATAGGGGCGTTCTACACACACGATCCAAACCACATTTTACCCTGACACTTGTATCATTTACGATGGCTTGATTTATACAGTAGTAAcaccgtaaaaaaaaatttaaatgctacggtacaatgtaaaaatatggTAATGCACATAAAAGTTAAAAACCATGCGTACCAGTAACTATTGCAAGTGCTGCCAGCTTAGTTCTTCATGACCCTTAAAtaaaagcaccgcaggtatggCACTTAAACCAGGAATGGTTAAGTGAGACCAGATTTTGCTCacgactaaaaaaaaaaaaaacggtacaTAACGGGCTGCATAAATGTCGAAAATGGATGTGTTGTATCGAGAGTAAACagagatttattaaatatataactatgaaagtgaagtgatggtcattgtgaaacactgcagcacagcacacggtgacacaacaaaatatgtcctctgcttttaacccatcacccttggtaagcgatgggcagccatgacaggcgccctcagtggcacctcagactcgaactggcaaccttctgattacggggccgctgccttaaccgccaggccaccactgccccaaacatgAGGGTAATAACCACTAATTCTTTCATTTCAACAGGACATGACCTACCAAGATGGGCATCATCTTccattttttcctccttcacGGTTCGCTTCAACTGCACATCCGTTTGGTGATGTTCCACCTCTTCGTGGTGAAACATCTCCTGATCCTGTGGCAAGCTGACCGCATGGACGTCAAGTGACTTATTTGTGTCACTACATTCATTAAACTCTGTGTGCTCCTGAAACAGGAGGAAAAGTTACAGAAATTGAGAGACAGATTATTATAAGAGACAGATagaaagttaaagaaaaatatttggAGGAGTTATAACCTTGATTTCAGCGCTGGTTACGACCTCAGTTTTCCTGCTCTGCTGTGAGCAACCCTCATTCTGGAAGTGGTAAGTCCTGCAGACGCCAAAATACacatatgtacatgtgtgtgtgtgtctatatatctATCTTGAGGTGCATCCATGCATCTTGTTCCTACCTCAACTGCCACTTCAGCTGTTCCTGGAGCGCCTGGATCTCGGAGTCCCTTATCTTCATGTCTTCCCTCAGAGTACCGATCGCCTGCAAGTTACACACCACGTTGCCTAAATACTAACATACACGCATGCACTGACACGCGTTCATAAGTCCCGAATTCCTCGTTACTGCTACCTGATGGGCCTCGGCGAGCTGGGTttccttctcctccagctgctgtcTCAGGGCCCAGTTTGCGTCCGTCTGCTTGGTCAGCATTCGCAGCAACTCGGCATGCCTCTCCTTAACCTTCGCCACGTGATTCTGGAGAATCTCAAACTGTTCCAGCTCACACTGAGAACAGACACAGAAGCACAGTCACTGTCGTACGTAGCGTTTTAACCTCAAACATCGTTCAAAAGTTAAAGGCCTTTTAGAAAAGCCCTCAGTCTGGATATCGTTCGTGTTGTAAATGACGGAAATGTCTGTAAATGATGAAATACGCAACAATTAATCTTGAGTTCCAATACAACtctgctgtgttcactaatggaAGTTTGTCGTTtgattaatgaggaaaaaaaaaacattttcaagatGATCTTATTATCTTATAACCTAAACAAGCaacaaaaatggacaaattCAGTCTGGTCGAATACACAACCGGAATTTGTAATAAATGTCAATAAATGATTAGTTATACACTAAAAACAGGAACTTCCTTTTTGGGTAAGCCAGCATTTCACGTGGTCTTGTAATAGAgattttttgtcatgtttgtgGATTATCTGAAttatgggtggtggtagcctagtgggtgagacactcgactatggaccaggagacccaggttcaaacaccacttagtaccattgtgtccctgagcaagacacttaacgtgTCTCCGggatggggactgtccctgtaactactgattgtaagtcgctctggacaagggcgtctgataaatgctgtaaaatgtaaatgatttgcCACCGGGCGTTGTTTTCCTACATCGCACACGTGACACGTCCcgtgtgacgtcacgccgcCCAGGGCTTTAGCCAGCGTGCGTCGCCGTTAGTTGGTGTTTCTGTCTCGCCGCAGCCGTGAAAGTTACAATTCTGCGGGgttttttatacataaaaagcGGGGCCACGAAGAGAGTGAAACGGTACTGACGTGCAGGGCGACCGCGTCCATCCTGGTATCTTCTTCTACGGCTCAGTGTATTTCGGCGGAACTCTTCATGCCGCCGACGCCCTCTTCGCTCCTCCAGAACCGTGACGCGGGACTCCAAAACAAGACAAATGTCTGCGCAAAGACGATAATTGCTGCCGCTGGGGCCGCCACCACCGTTTCCTTTTCAACGGGAACGGTGACGTGCCACGGTGGCGCGTCGCCACAGCGCCCCCAGCCGGACGGGAGGCGAGAAACAGCAACTGCACCTGCACCGGGGTCCAGGCGAGCGCaggaacagaaacacatttcGTCGGCGGCAGAAACCCAGTGGTGCGAATTCAGAAGCCGAAACGAACAAGTGAGCACCCGCATTAAGCAGCTAGTAAACTCGACAATTTGCTGCATACTTGAAGGTCTTGATCGACTTCACACAACCCCTGCTTGGTGCAACACTTCCTGTGGATTCATCAGGATTTTTGAGGCGCTCATCCTGGTTGCAGCACGTACACTTCTGGAGCCCTTTCCCTCACGTCCCATGCCTTTTACGAGATGAACCCAGCGGTTTTAACCATGTGGCCGCCCTGCGTTTGGACAGCGATTATGGAAAGTGTGTTTACTCTCATCTAATCATTAAACAGAAAATGACACTAAACACTTATCTTTGCCGATCAAAGATTAAACTCAAGAGTTCAATGTTCTGCATGATAAATGGTGCATGCGGTGCGGCCGCAAAGGACCAGAAAGCAGTTACACGTTGCAAAAGAGCTGATTTGTGGGTGGTAATAAAATAGTGAGCTTTATTAGGTACGTAAGAAGTCGAGTCGGGCAATGACAGGAGGACAGTTAACAGGTCAACCCAACTACATCATCAACCAAATGACATCTGTGGTCTACTGCAAAAATGCTCTCCGATTAATTGGATCCTCGGGGGACCATTCTGAGTTTAACAGCTTTTTTGGGTGTCAAGAAAAACTGTCGATCCAGCTCCAGAGGGAtcttgaaagaaagaaagaaagaaagaaaattataaaaaacattagccaaaaaaaaaaaaaaggcatacttgcatttatttatctacttttttttttctcagcaggTTTTTTGTTACCACGCAACATTTATaagataaattaaattttttgatGAAATGATGGGAGCAAAAGCTATTGGGTTTAGTTCAGTATTAGTTGGAATATTAGGTTTCTGTTGATATGCacaatttgttttaaagcaaATTATGGCTCCAGTGCAAAGAAAACTGAGCTCTTCTGAGTCAGACGCGTAAACACCAGATTCTTGACAGCGAGTTTGGTGGTGTATGGCGGTGATTTGTGAAATTCACAAGAGATGGTGCCAAATTAGACCAGCTGGACGTTACTAGTGTGGGGCTACacatacagaacaggccaaaagtctggacacaccttctcattcaacgtgttttctttattttcgtgaccatttacgttggtagattctcactgaaggcatcaaaactatgaatgaacacatgtggagttatgtacttaacaaaaagtggagacctggcctccacagtcaccggacctgaacccaatcctgatggtttggggtgagctggaccaacaagtgctaaacacttctgggaactccttcaagacttttggagaagcatttcaggtgacgacctcttgaagctcatcgagagaatggcaagagtgtgcaaagcagtaatcagagcaaagaaactagaatataaaacatgtttttttttgttaagttcataactccacatgtgttcattcaaagttttgatgccttcagtgagaatctaccaacgtaaatggtcatgaaaataaagaaaaacattgagaaggtgtccaaacttatggcctgtactgtacaaccCTGTGACATCACTCACCTGGGTCTCCTCGCAGGTGACAAAGCTGTATTGCTGCAGCAGCTTTACAACAGCCAGCTTCATGACCATGAGGGCGAAGCGCATGCCGATGCAGTTCCTGGGCCCGGCTCCAAATGGCATGTACGCATGGGGATTAACGCTTTCTTTGTTCTCCTTGCTGAATCTGAGAGAGGGAAACATCAGACACGTAAGGAAACTAGTGACGAACCATCACGCTCAGGACAAAGTTCAGCACAGTTTACCTGGATGTTCTTCCACTTCCTACCTCTCAGGCTTGAAGCTCTCCGGGTCCGACCAGAGGTCCGGGTCTCTGTGGAGGACGTAGGTTGGAACCATGACGGCCATTCCCTTAAGGATGGTGACCCCGTGGATCTCCACAGTTTTCTTGCACTCCCTGTCAATACGTCCCGCAACGGGAAACAGCCTGAGCGTCTCGCTCATTACGCTGTCGAGACAGTCCATCTTCATCAAGTCTTCATACTGCACTGGGGCCTAAGATGCAAGGCgggcaacaaaaaaataagGACAATACGCCCAGTTAACGTGACCGAATGAAGAGAGCGGTGGCGATGGGTCACCGCGTTGGGAAAAACTTCATCAATCTCCTCCTGCAGTTTCTTCATCACGTCTGGATGGGTCGCCAGGTTGTAGAAGAGGAAGGTGAGGGTGCTGCTGGTGGTCTCATAGCCAGCGAAGATGAAGAATATTGACTGTGAGAGGATCTCATGGTCATTCAGCCCTGTGGGGAGCGTGCATGAAACCGTCAGGTCTAAACTcagtaataacaacaacaactctagtaataagaataagaataaaataatgtatgGTGGTGACCCTTTAATGCAACATTCCCTTCGCTTTTATCAGCTCCTTGAGAATCCAGCATCAGCTGAAGAAAATCCACACGTTTCTACGCACATACAAAACACGCGTATGTCAGAAGAACACAGCAGTGATGCAGCACGCAAGACACGACCAGCAACCAGCATGCGTTCTTATAATAAACGCAAAACGCGAGCGACCGTCACGTTTAGGCCACCCGACATGGCCATTTTCCTACTGATTCGCAGGGgaggttttctttatttattctcaaAATCAAAACCGCTCGAAGGGCTATTATGCAGTGGGTTACACGGgaagttttttttactgtcataaACAGTCAATCGTACGAATGCTCTCTCACTTCCACGTGTGCAGCagacattctcattcaatgcgttttctttattttcatgaccatttacgttggtagattctcactgaaggcatcaaaactatgaatgaacacatgtggagttatgtacttaacaaaaagtggagacctgacctccacagtcactggacctgaacccaatccagatggtttggggtgagctggaccccaacaagtgctaaacacctctgggaactccttcaagactgttggagaagcatttcaggtgacgacctcttgaagctaatggagagaatgccaagagtgtgcaaagcagtaatcagagcaaagaaactagaatataaaacatgttttcagttatttatatatattttatatattataactccacatgtgttcattcatagttttgatgccttcagtgagaccaGGCTTCTAACGCCCATCTTGTTCCATCTGGACTAGATGATTGTCCTCACACGATATATATAATGCACGGTCACCGTTTTGACATTGACATTTCGTTTCTTCCCACGCGCCCTACAGACCTTGTTGGGGCCGGATGTTCTCTCAGATTTGATCTTCTGCAGCGAGGCACAGAAGAACTCGGTCACCGAACTGTTTATTATGGAGATGCCAAAGTGCTTAAAGACTGGAATCAAGAAGGGGAAGAGTCCTACGGGTGGGTGGAGAGGCCAGAAAACACAGTTGAGGAATCGGGGCGTGGTTTGGGGACCAGTTTCGGCACGAAAGGAGAGGTTATTACCGATCGTGACGAAAAACGGGGAGGAAAAGTCAAAGTTGGCCAGCTTCTTGATGTTTGTGACGAACGGGTCTTTGGGGTTGTTGAGGGAGTCGATGTCGACGCTGAAGGCCGTGCTGGCAACCACGTCCACGCTGTACGCGGCGAAAAATCTGGGAGATGACGGACAGGGACGTTCCTTTTATTAATAAGGGTCACAGACGGAATGGACCCCGGCGAGCCCAAGCTGGACTTACTCCTTCATGTCCAACGCCTTGCCCCGGTAGGCGTCCCTCGCCATACTCTTAACCAGAGCCTGGGAGTGCGTCTCCACGATGCCAAACATCTGGTGCAACAGGGAGATAAAGCGTTATCGTACAAGGGTCGCGCGTACAAGCGCGGCGTCACGGCGGGCGAACTCGTGCCTCCTTCAGCCGGCCGCTGGTGAACAGCGGTGACAGCGTGCTGCGGATCCTGCGCCAGGTGTCGTCCCTGGCGACGGTCAGGGCGTCGTGCAGGGGGCCGTTGACGTCCGcgtcctagaaaaaaaaaaaaaaaaaacggcagaaatttcacacagtgaaatttgtcctctgcatttaacccatcacattggtgagcagtgccgctgcccaggggcccaaaacaatttgcaacgcaaacagtttttttcacattggagaacttgcaatgcgtaaaATGATGGGGAGAGACCTATCTTTTCCCAcggtaataaccaggctgctgaatagaaatgggatgattagcaaaagtgctttgatttagagcatgaattgtatgacattcaaataatgtgtGTTACggtacgatctggttgtgctacgttgctgcctgtctctataaacagagatggctaacctggtgctaacattaacgtgaggtaatggcattaggctggactgattataatttgagatccaacttactgtatcaccttcttttcactttttccgaggtcaacatcattctgcttttacaacacggtacaccgcactagtttggacccacaagtggcacggtgacgtagcaactagccatcccagacaatgctggcttttttttgttttttttgagggggggggcccacacgacccataatccgtccctggtgggcggccatgacaggcgcccagggagcagtgtgtggggacggtgcttcgctcagtggatcgggattcgaaccggcaaccttctgattacagggccgcttccttaaccgctaggccgccactgccgcCAAATGCATGATCCAGAGCGTCAATTATACGTCATCGAAGCCACCGGTTCTGGCTCACTAGGACTCAAATTGGCAAAATGTCCACAAATGTcaacatttattgttttttttgttgttgttttttttaataacggTGAATCGAACAGGCAAATGATGATTTAAAGCAAGCGTACCCTTCTGTTGGTGAAGAGGGAGTGGCACTCCTTGATCAGGACCGTTTTGATCATGGCCGGGTCCAGAATGCACAGGACGGGCTGCCGTCCATCGTAGATCCTGGACAGAGGACgtactcgtttttttttttttttttttttaccacgaTGACGACGGTGCAATAGACATGTTGGGGTTTTTTGTCCCCAAATGCGAACTGCTCCTCACCCCCACAGTTTCCCAAACTTCTTGAAACACTCCAGGTCAAAGTTGTGCAAGCCCTGGGACCAAAACAGCACACCAAACAAACCGATCCCGTTAAAACACGAGGCTCGTCAGGCAATAAGAGGACATGACAACGCGCACGACACACCTTCCTGTATCCAAGAGATGTCCCAAAAAAGGGCGTGGGCTTCGGCCCGGGGATCCCCAACTTTTGGAGGACTCCAAAAGGCCAATAGCCATACCTGCCACAGAAACAGTCCCGCTATTACCATTCGTAAGGAGACCGGACGGGGTGGACGAGGGACTTTTTAATTCTTATGATTTATTCTGATCGCAGAGCCGTGACGGTCCTCCGCTTACGCTGCGATCAGTCCCACCAGACACGCGAGCAGCGTCCACGTCTCCGGCGACAGGTAGAGGCAAGTCATCTCTGGACGTCCCGCGGAAGGAGAGACGGAGTCGTGGGCGACTCACTGGCGCTTTGCACCTAAGACGCCCTTCCGGTGGCCGCGGGACGTTTTCTGCGCTCCCGATGCAAACGGCGGCGTAcgagcgccccctggtggcagtcatcgtgaaacactgcagcacagcacacggtgacacaacgaaacgtgtgcttttaaccatcacccttggtgagcagtgtgtggggacggtgctttgcttagtggcacctcagtggcacctcgggattcgaaccggcaaccttctcattacagggttgcttccttaaccgccacaCAAAAATCAGTAAACGCAAAGCagataatttatatttaaattgtgGTCTCAGGGccggttctagacaggcatatatgagggggCAGAAAGAAATGTGCAGGGGGAACATGGTGGCAACAGAGGTGGGAAAGGGGTGGGGTCCTCTGGACAACTGTTTTTGTCACGTAACTGGATTGCCCTTTGTCAGGCCTCTGATCTAAGAccaacttgggtgtcccacATGAAGGCTGATCTTGACCACGGCAAAAACAGCGAAAATCTCATTACAGCAACTAAAAACATGACAATTCCCTTGATTAAAATATCCGAACCCAACGATAACTCTTCTCACTATAGCCAGTATTAACCAAACAAAAAGGGTAGGccaacaaatatataaaaagaaagggCTATGTGTCGGGGTCCTCCAGTCAGCTCTCTgcagtggtgcttgtgggatgAAACTGGTCCGATGAGAACTGAAGCTATCTGATGAGGCGCGATGATTTTGCTGCTTCCTCAAAGCCTCCTGCTGTTGTGCAGCTGCTCACCTGAGCCTGACCCGAcaaagtacagctttttaaaaagtctcTGCACAGCAGGGATGTAGAATGGACGTGTGTGTGGCTCCAGAAATCTAGAACATCTGTATTTCTGTAATAGACACAACTACATGAGAATACTTGATGAtgaatgtttatgtgtgttgcACATCACTGCATCAgcctgtcaggatccggtccgaaatgggggttactccggtccgggtcaggatcaggatccggaccggagtttcattgttgtcctgtgtaatgttccctaatcgttttcacctgtgttaattgtataaagctgccctgttcgtttctgtccgctgtcaggtctttgaagttatgttccg contains:
- the LOC114785724 gene encoding cytochrome P450 3A56-like isoform X1; amino-acid sequence: MTCLYLSPETWTLLACLVGLIAAYGYWPFGVLQKLGIPGPKPTPFFGTSLGYRKGLHNFDLECFKKFGKLWGIYDGRQPVLCILDPAMIKTVLIKECHSLFTNRRDADVNGPLHDALTVARDDTWRRIRSTLSPLFTSGRLKEMFGIVETHSQALVKSMARDAYRGKALDMKEFFAAYSVDVVASTAFSVDIDSLNNPKDPFVTNIKKLANFDFSSPFFVTIGNNLSFRAETGPQTTPRFLNCVFWPLHPPVGLFPFLIPVFKHFGISIINSSVTEFFCASLQKIKSERTSGPNKKRVDFLQLMLDSQGADKSEGNVALKGLNDHEILSQSIFFIFAGYETTSSTLTFLFYNLATHPDVMKKLQEEIDEVFPNAAPVQYEDLMKMDCLDSVMSETLRLFPVAGRIDRECKKTVEIHGVTILKGMAVMVPTYVLHRDPDLWSDPESFKPERFSKENKESVNPHAYMPFGAGPRNCIGMRFALMVMKLAVVKLLQQYSFVTCEETQIPLELDRQFFLTPKKAVKLRMVPRGSN
- the LOC114785724 gene encoding cytochrome P450 3A56-like isoform X2, translating into MTCLYLSPETWTLLACLVGLIAAYGYWPFGVLQKLGIPGPKPTPFFGTSLGYRKGLHNFDLECFKKFGKLWGIYDGRQPVLCILDPAMIKTVLIKECHSLFTNRRDADVNGPLHDALTVARDDTWRRIRSTLSPLFTSGRLKEMFGIVETHSQALVKSMARDAYRGKALDMKEFFAAYSVDVVASTAFSVDIDSLNNPKDPFVTNIKKLANFDFSSPFFVTIGLFPFLIPVFKHFGISIINSSVTEFFCASLQKIKSERTSGPNKKRVDFLQLMLDSQGADKSEGNVALKGLNDHEILSQSIFFIFAGYETTSSTLTFLFYNLATHPDVMKKLQEEIDEVFPNAAPVQYEDLMKMDCLDSVMSETLRLFPVAGRIDRECKKTVEIHGVTILKGMAVMVPTYVLHRDPDLWSDPESFKPERFSKENKESVNPHAYMPFGAGPRNCIGMRFALMVMKLAVVKLLQQYSFVTCEETQIPLELDRQFFLTPKKAVKLRMVPRGSN